ACAGTAAATTGTGTACTGtagttaattttttatataaacatttctGTCTAATGTGTAATGTTTTTGAGTTTTCAGATGAACAACTGACTCCATTACTGACACAGCTTTCAGggaatttatttgtttattttgacagTGCTACACaaactttataaatgttcaaaattttttaattatagtttttaattatttttttaattaatatttatatcatGGTACAGCTTCCAATGAatgaaaaacatcaaaacatATCCAGACAAAACCTGACATTGATTCAACATGATATGTTCACATactgtaaaacaaaataatacatCAGAAATATGGCATATTAAAATCTCATCCTCATTTTGTTAAGGAATAAGAGAATATGCATTGCAAAAAAAGCAGAATTTAGTcgtacaaaaaaaaatgcaacaaaaatgtGTATACACAAGGAATCAAATGCATACATATGAATAGGCTGGTATATAATACAGAGATTCACAAATGTGAAACAAGATCTCTTTattcatgcagtgtgaaacgaACTCAGATAATTCTTTGACTTCTTTCATTATAATTCAAGCATCTACGTTACAAACAATTTGCATTATTCATAAAACCCTAATTACAAATTTTCAGAGCACAACAAAGGGTCAAACTTACTGAAAGCAATCATATTTACTGGCTTGtccataaatatgtttatagaATTAAAGAATTTCTCAACAGAAAGCAAACCTCACTCTTTAtgtagtgaaaaaaaaaaaaaaaaaatacaaccacaAAACCCATTTCAGacatgaacttaaaaaaaaaaaaaaatcatcaaaaataGCTGTCTAGTCCTGATTTAAATTGATTCTCCTGTCAAATACCTTTAAGTTAGCAACAGAGCCTGTGCTGTGAAATTCCTGGCATGGAGAGAGGACGTCCCTCCACTTTCGGGACCTAAATTGACCAAAGGTGGGGCAATATTGCTGAGATAAACATCAGCCCATTGCAGTGCCTGATCACAGACGCTTCCCTCAGCACCCAGTGCAGCAGCGTCTAATGACGGCTGTCTGCGGAGGGGGAACGAGACGGTGGGGGGCGCTGCACTGGGGTCGGTGGGGATGCTGATTCAGCACGTGCTGCTTCTTTGGGCCGCACAGGAGAAGCACTGGCTGAACGGGACCGACTTCTTGAGTGGTTATGCGATTTGGGGCTGTGGGAACGGGAGCGGCTACGAGAACGTGATGCAGAACGCCCTCGTGAACGAGAGCGAGATGAGCTATTTGAACGAGACCGAGTTCTGGATCTACAGGACAAGAGAAAGCAAGAGAAAatcaattaataaatgtatctacacactactgttcaagaGTTTGGGGTTGATATGATTTTTATAttatctcttatgctcaccaaggctgcatttatttaatcaaaaataccataaaactgtaatattgtgaaatattattacaatataaaaagttttctgttttttttatatatattttaaaatgtattttttttctgagttgtcaaaagtaccaagtcggtactgaaattttaaaaatgtgacgctttgagcactgttgagtggattcgtaaacacctgattggccattgtgttgacgcgctcatcggatatgtctgtgattggctacaatgatcaacgcttcaacatcgctgtaaatagtcatcaatgatgctcttcaccgtgtacacacgggagcgtttgaaagcaggcgtgaaccagtccgctgatagacgcctgctttcaaacgttccggctttcaaaatgcttttaaattcatatattgtatacagtattatatattacatgtattttcattagtaaaatattttaaaataataaactttaaacaTTAACTGACAGCTAAAAACAAGAATAACTCACTTTTTCCTGGATGCCTCAACAAGTTTGATTTTCCTTCCATTGATCTCTTTCCCAGACAACTTCTCCAGGGCATTTTTTAGATCACTATGACTGGCAAACTCAACCACACTGTAGAAAGATAAAATTATTAGATAAAACAGCCAAAAGGTATCAATTTAGACTCAATCCATGATTTGTCTTCATTGCGACATTCAACCATTTAACATCACATATATTTACAGTTACTGTAATTGATCGAATTCAATGCACAACAACTTTACTGGAAGAGTAACAGGAAAGAAAATACCCAGCTCACCCCTCATTAAGCTTTGGCCGATGGGCATCTGCAAAAGTAACCTCTCCAGCTTGTCTCATGAAATCCTTTAAATCCTACACACAGTACAGCAGCATTTTGAGTTAGCTAGGTAACTGAGGTTAGCACATTTACACCTTTTATGAAGCATCAAGGTGAATTAACTATCAAAGTTGGGGTCCGAGAACCTCTCAGATCTTGCTCAAGCCTGGATCATATTCAATATGctacatataaacattaaaatgaagTTGAAGGTAAGAAAAATCGCAGCACACAGATAGATTTGTAACCAACAAAAAGTGTAGGGTAACGTTCTGAATTAGTAATCAGAAAAGAATCGCAAAAAGTGGACACAACATGGTGTGCAGCGAAGAGGTTAATCCTGGTCTCTCCAAATTCTATTCACAGGTTGTGATGGCAACCCTGGCTTCTCAAATGTGCAAACACAAAGACTTCTGTGTTTTATCACCAAAATGAATGAGCACTGGAACAAAAAGTGGTGGCAGTGTTATCAAGGGAACAATGTTGACCTGGGAAATTTTGGCTTGCAAAGCTGTGACATTCCCGGACCCCCGTAACTACAAGACTCAAGACTAGCAGAGGAACTATGTGGAGCAGCTCGTAAAAAAAGGGCCCCACATGtagtaaaatgtacatttacatggCAAATGCATTCTTACCAACACACAAGTGCATACAGTGTGGTAGAGCACAAGGCCTCCCTCCATCGATCGTACCCTATTTGTGCCGTCCCCTCAAGGGCACCGAGCGTAAACAGCGAGGAAGAGATTATAGACTAATACCTGGGAACGTACCCATCGGGCTGTTTTATCCTCGGCCACGTGTGTGGGACCACCAGAGAGCTGGGTGGGTGAGTATACCGATCGAAGCCTCTCAAATTACCGAACCCCTCGATTGACTGCGTAAGCCAGAGATtcgctctctttttctctttttctcgctctctttctgcccctctctctctctcgatcTCTCGATTtcactctctgtctctctctctctttcagctCGGCACCGTCACAAACTGCGCTTTGTAGCGGCAGCCGCTGCGTCTAGAGCGAGAGGGCATCACTCACAGAGAGCTCTCGTGCGatcggcggaggtcaactaggCGTGGGACACAATGGGAGTGGCTTAACCAGAGAGAGGGACCCTGTAGGGGTTAACTCCACCATTAGCGAGCTCTTCCATACGACACAACAGTCAGGCTGGTAAATAGAGGGGTGAACAATTGGTTAAAACAGAGGCAAAGTGACTTAACCTTACTGTTTCCTCAGTATTATATGACCTTGAATTTGAAAGTAATCTCAGAATGACAACTTCTGccattgatttacatttaattgGGTAATAAATCAATTTAACTCTACATATTCTAATTGTCTATGATGGAatccttttttgtgtgtgttatttgCAGTGTTTGGGAATACAACTGGCTCCCCAAAACATGACAGGAAATTGATGAACACTCACCTGCCAGCTGACTCTTGACGACAAATTCTCCACAATGAGACGATTCTCTGTGCGCATCGGTGGAGGGTTCC
Above is a window of Megalobrama amblycephala isolate DHTTF-2021 linkage group LG11, ASM1881202v1, whole genome shotgun sequence DNA encoding:
- the srsf5b gene encoding serine and arginine rich splicing factor 5b — encoded protein: MSGCRIFIGRLNPSAREKDVERFFKGYGRIRDIDLKRGFGFVEFDDPRDAEDAVYDLDGKELCNERVTIEHARVRLRGGRGRGGAGGGSGGGGGRFPARYSRGSQDSRRNPPPMRTENRLIVENLSSRVSWQDLKDFMRQAGEVTFADAHRPKLNEGVVEFASHSDLKNALEKLSGKEINGRKIKLVEASRKKSRTRSRSNSSSRSRSRGRSASRSRSRSRSHSPKSHNHSRSRSRSASASPVRPKEAARAESASPPTPVQRPPPSRSPSADSRH